The Alphaproteobacteria bacterium genome segment CGCGTTTCCGGCCAGTCGGGCGAGCGGGCCTGCCAGTCCTCCGGGCCCTCCGCCAGCCAGCGGAAGGCGGGGTGGGGCGGGGCCACCTGCAGCATCCAGCGGATCTGGGTGGGGTCGTCGGACGCCAGCCGCAATTCCGCCGCGTCGGCCATGACCCGCGCCAGCGCATCGAGCGTCTGCGGCGAGACGATGCGCCGCTCGCGGTGGCGGCGCTTCGGCCACGGGTCCGGGAACAGGATGAAGGCGCGGCCGACGCTGGCGTCGGCCAGCCGGTCGATTGCGTCGCGGGCGTCGCCGGCATGGATGCGCACGTTGGCGAGACCGCGTTCCGCGATGTGGCGCAGCAGGCTGGCGACTCCGTTCATGAACGGCTCGCAGCCGATCATGCCGATGCCGGGATTGGCCTCGGCCTGCCACGCCAGGTGCTCGCCGCCGCCGAAGCCGATCTCGAGCCACAGCATATCGAATCCCGCGCCGAACACGTCGCCGG includes the following:
- a CDS encoding tRNA (guanine(46)-N(7))-methyltransferase TrmB; this translates as MSGGEATEQRRLYGRRSARKLRPGRALLLNEALPRHVLPLADAPPDGLRAGDVFGAGFDMLWLEIGFGGGEHLAWQAEANPGIGMIGCEPFMNGVASLLRHIAERGLANVRIHAGDARDAIDRLADASVGRAFILFPDPWPKRRHRERRIVSPQTLDALARVMADAAELRLASDDPTQIRWMLQVAPPHPAFRWLAEGPEDWQARSPDWPETRYEAKARQAGRAPLFLRLQRRVRGREGDRRCDKP